Proteins from a genomic interval of Papaver somniferum cultivar HN1 chromosome 4, ASM357369v1, whole genome shotgun sequence:
- the LOC113271579 gene encoding inactive leucine-rich repeat receptor-like protein kinase CORYNE, whose translation MEKSCLRKTLTQILIIFLFIISFFFCSLQTVECRGETVYQQHISSSDSPSPSRVPQLQKNWRRILLSVLFGCLTGFIAAILAAVLIRLLVLYMNRTPILKGPVVFSPKIAPKTLRLALSNENQLLGSSPNGKYYRTVVDNGLIVAVKRLEPFEVGSQETQSKSVKRRVQQELEILAGVRHRNLMSLRAYVREKDRFSLVYDYVATGSLEDVMNRVKLNELQLNWEVRHRIAVGVIKGLDCLHSSCNPRILHCNLKPSNVMLDAEFEPRLADSGLAHLMPNLTRLDSSGYTAPECFQNSRYTEKSDIFSFGVILGVLLTGRDPSDPFFGEVSGGGSLGRWLRHLQQAGETREALDKSLLGEEVEEDEMLMAVRIVVVCLSDCPADRPSSDELVPMLTQLHSF comes from the exons atggagaaatcttgtttgagaaaaaccctaactcagattctcattatctttcttttcATCATTTCATTCTTCTTCTGCTCATTACAGACTGTTGAATGTCGAGGAGAAACAGTATACCAACAACACATATCTTCGTCAGATTCACCATCTCCATCTAGAGTACCTCAGTTGCAGAAGAATTGGAGACGAATTTTACTCAGTGTATTGTTCGGTTGTTTAACTGGGTTCATCGCTGCAATTCTCGCAGCAGTTTTAATCAGATTACTTGTTCTTTACATGAATAGAACTCCAATTCTCAAAGGTCCAGTAGTGTTCTCACCAAAAATTGCTCCAAAAACACTTCGATTAGCACTGTCTAACGAGAATCAGTTACTCGGGTCGAGTCCGAATGGGAAATACTATCGAACAGTAGTCGATAATGGGTTAATTGTTGCTGTAAAGCGGCTTGAGCCGTTTGAGGTTGGTTCACAAGAGACGCAGAGTAAGTCAGTCAAGAGGAGGGTTCAACAAGAGTTGGAGATTCTTGCTGGTGTTAGACACAGGAATTTGATGAGTTTGCGGGCGTACGTTCGCGAAAAGGATCGGTTTTCGCTTGTGTATGATTATGTAGCGACTGGTAGTCTCGAAGATGTCATGAATAGAGTAAAATTGAATGAGTTGCAACTGAATTGGGAGGTGAGGCATAGGATTGCTGTGGGTGTTATCAAAGGGTTAGATTGTCTTCATTCTAGTTGTAACCCCAGGATTTTGCATTGTAATCTCAAGCCTAGTAATGTTATGTTGGATGCCGAGTTTGAACCTAGATTGGCTGATAGTGGCTTGGCACATCTCATGCCTAATTTGACTAGATTGGATTCTTCTGGTTATACTGCCCCTGAGTGTTTTCAAAATTCCAG ATACACGGAGAAGAGCGACATCTTCAGTTTTGGTGTAATTTTGGGTGTTTTGCTAACTGGGAGAGACCCATCTGATCCGTTCTTCGGGGAAGTATCAGGAGGTGGAAGTTTAGGACGGTGGCTTCGCCATTTGCAGCAAGCAGGAGAGACACGAGAAGCATTGGACAAGAGTCTTCTAGGTGAAGAAGTAGAGGAGGATGAAATGCTAATGGCTGTGAGAATTGTAGTTGTATGCCTTTCCGACTGCCCTGCTGATCGACCCTCTAGTGATGAGCTTGTTCCCATGCTTACCCAATTGCATAGCTTTTGA
- the LOC113271582 gene encoding light-regulated protein, chloroplastic-like, with product MNAALCYTPPAPPSLRLKATSFSPSIFTPKLQTTPIPRRYRMKANPSESLTVDYSSPASVFPAEACDTIGGEACNVEMYPEAKPKAGNKSIAPKTTTESIDREYLEYNEPKTVFPAEACDDLGGEFCQPDYQKGVY from the exons ATGAATGCAGCATTGTGCTACACACCACCAGCTCCCCCATCTCTGAGACTCAAAGCGACCTCATTTTCGCCATCCATATTCACTCCGAAGTTGCAAACAACACCTATACCTAGAAGATATCGAATGAAAGCCAACCCCAGTGAGAGTTTGACGGTTGATTATAGCTCTCCAGCCTC CGTATTTCCTGCAGAAGCTTGTGATACAATTGGGGGAGAAGCTTGCAATGTGGAAATGTATCCAGAAGCCAAACCCAAAGCGGGAAACAAAAGCATAGCACCAAAGACCACTACAGAATCAATTGACAGAGAGTACTTAGAATACAATGAACCTAAGAC GGTATTCCCCGCCGAAGCTTGTGACGATCTCGGTGGAGAATTCTGTCAACCTGATTATCAAAAGGGCGTCTACTAA
- the LOC113271581 gene encoding 54S ribosomal protein L19, mitochondrial-like — MASLKEILTRRPISATIRLTVPAGGARPAPPVGPALGQYRLNLMAFCKDFNARTQKYKPDTPMAVTITAFKDNTFEFTVKSPSVTWYLKKAAGIESGSGRSGHVVVATLTPKHIYEIAKVKQSDPYCQYMSLESICKSIIGTANSMGIKVQDELD; from the coding sequence ATGGCATCACTGAAAGAAATCTTAACAAGAAGACCAATATCAGCAACAATAAGATTAACAGTACCAGCAGGAGGAGCAAGACCAGCGCCACCAGTTGGTCCAGCATTAGGTCAGTATCGTTTAAACCTAATGGCATTCTGTAAAGATTTCAATGCAAGAACACAAAAATACAAACCCGATACACCAATGGCAGTAACAATCACAGCATTTAAAGATAATACATTTGAATTCACTGTGAAATCTCCATCTGTTACTTGGTATTTGAAAAAAGCTGCTGGGATTGAATCTGGTAGTGGCCGTTCTGGTCATGTTGTTGTTGCTACTTTAACACCTAAACATATTTATGAGATTGCCAAAGTTAAACAATCTGATCCTTATTGTCAGTATATGAGTCTAGAATCGATTTGTAAATCGATTATTGGGACTGCTAATTCTATGGGTATTAAAGTTCAGGACGAATTGGATTGA
- the LOC113271583 gene encoding mediator of RNA polymerase II transcription subunit 28-like isoform X1 translates to MAERQQTDQQLQSPQQGEDMTACVESLEAALLPCLPARELQAIDRSPHPSHQIDVERHARDFMEAAKKLQLYFIGLQHEELPTKEATLRKDIAEMEEEMRTKTQLIKKHEKLILGWRKELKDQLDKHITELERV, encoded by the exons ATGGCTGAGAGACAGCAAACTGATCAGCAACTGCAATCACCGCAGCAAGGTGAAGATATGACTGCTTGTGTAGAGTCATTAGAAGCTGCCTTGCTTCCATGCTTGCCTGCAAGAGAGCTGCAAGCAATAGATCGTTCTCCTCATCCTTCTCACCAAA TTGACGTGGAGAGACATGCAAGAGATTTCATGGAAGCTGCCAAGAAACTGCAATTGTATTTTATTGGACTGCAACATGAAGAGCTCCCCACGAAAGAAGCAACTCTTCGAAAG GATATTGcagaaatggaagaagagatgAGGACCAAGACACAGCTGATAAAGAAGCACGAGAAACTAATCCTAGGGTGGAGGAAAGAGTTGAAAGACCAGCTTGATAAACACATTACTGAGCTGGAAAGAGTCTAA
- the LOC113271583 gene encoding mediator of RNA polymerase II transcription subunit 28-like isoform X2 — protein MDWYWYFPSLCMVSPYKSCKIGCELISSHPNGYQTSSLVQMITVDVERHARDFMEAAKKLQLYFIGLQHEELPTKEATLRKDIAEMEEEMRTKTQLIKKHEKLILGWRKELKDQLDKHITELERV, from the exons ATGGATTGGTATTGGTATTTCCCCTCTCTATGTATGGTATCCCCCTATAAATCGTGCAAAATTGGCTGCGAACTCATAAGTAGTCATCCTAATGGTTATCAAACAAGCAGTTTGGTTCAGATGATTACAG TTGACGTGGAGAGACATGCAAGAGATTTCATGGAAGCTGCCAAGAAACTGCAATTGTATTTTATTGGACTGCAACATGAAGAGCTCCCCACGAAAGAAGCAACTCTTCGAAAG GATATTGcagaaatggaagaagagatgAGGACCAAGACACAGCTGATAAAGAAGCACGAGAAACTAATCCTAGGGTGGAGGAAAGAGTTGAAAGACCAGCTTGATAAACACATTACTGAGCTGGAAAGAGTCTAA
- the LOC113273296 gene encoding protein starmaker-like → MVTSSSSSDYDYYHSSISSEEDSKAFAVKSRAKTNNDEKTKPSTPLNDRRVTYDDLMKRKTEDDKLDDHRRRRDRVRRKVLAAEEKLRSRTDGVPYDYDASGDEPVWVPRDRKIKPDPRTREIERLVKTDLQAERKEEEYQDSLYNNSDIHPDFVNDSDSDFNEELEEDSAKDDDDESDNSDKSDDSDESDD, encoded by the coding sequence ATGGtgacttccagcagcagcagtgattatgattattatCACTCTTCCATCTCTTCTGAAGAGGATTCCAAAGCTTTCGCAGTCAAATCACGAGCTAAGACGAACAATGACGAGAAAACGAAGCCTAGCACGCCTCTTAATGACCGAAGAGTCACTTATGATGATCTCATGAAGAGAAAAACCGAGGATGACAAGTTGGACGATCATCGACGAAGAAGGGACCGAGTACGACGCAAAGTGCTAGCAGCTGAGGAGAAACTTCGATCTCGAACCGATGGTGTACCCTATGATTATGATGCTTCGGGAGATGAACCCGTGTGGGTGCCGCGGGATCGCAAGATTAAGCCAGACCCGCGTACCAGGGAGATCGAGAGGCTGGTCAAAACTGACCTTCAAGCTGAGCGTAAAGAAGAAGAATACCAGGATTCATTATACAATAATTCTGATATTCATCCAGACTTCGTCAACGACTCTGATAGTGATTTCAACGAAGAACTCGAAGAGGATTCTGCgaaagacgatgatgatgaatctgataattCTGACAAATCTGATGACtccgatgaatctgatgattag